One window of the Archangium primigenium genome contains the following:
- a CDS encoding class I SAM-dependent methyltransferase gives MRKVENGKTTAQIAAFARALGTREPDPKVRNPDYLAERMLPALCQIAFLPMFRGLSRTLYDAGAKGMYCFHQIRTHYVDAIIRSELEQGLEQLVILGAGLDTRAYRFSELLRGRPVFEVDHPGTQRWKLARLGAVKGSHDVRYVAVNFEKDNLEECLKAQGFDGSKRTLFLWEGVCMYLTEEAISATLGFISRAVPGSSVLFDYIYRGMLDGSSDYYGAQESLRSAKRLGEPYIFGLDEHSAREFLSARGFDIVSDVDVEAVSRQFLTKSDGSQLGKTAAYVRFAHARVRPRS, from the coding sequence ATGCGGAAAGTGGAGAACGGCAAGACGACGGCCCAGATCGCGGCGTTCGCGCGCGCGCTGGGCACCCGGGAACCGGACCCGAAGGTGCGCAATCCGGACTACCTGGCCGAGCGCATGCTGCCCGCGCTGTGCCAGATCGCCTTCCTGCCCATGTTCCGGGGCCTGTCGCGCACGCTGTACGACGCGGGCGCCAAGGGCATGTACTGCTTCCACCAGATCCGCACCCACTACGTGGACGCGATCATCCGGAGCGAGCTGGAGCAGGGCCTCGAGCAGCTCGTCATCCTGGGCGCGGGCCTGGACACGCGGGCCTACCGGTTCTCGGAGCTCTTGCGCGGCCGGCCGGTGTTCGAGGTGGATCACCCCGGCACCCAGCGCTGGAAGCTCGCGCGGCTCGGCGCCGTGAAGGGCTCGCATGACGTGCGCTACGTGGCGGTGAACTTCGAGAAGGACAACCTCGAGGAGTGCCTCAAGGCCCAGGGCTTCGATGGCTCCAAGCGCACGCTCTTCCTGTGGGAAGGCGTGTGCATGTACCTCACCGAGGAGGCCATCTCCGCCACCCTGGGGTTCATCTCCCGCGCGGTGCCGGGCTCCTCGGTGCTCTTCGACTACATCTACCGGGGCATGCTGGACGGCAGCTCCGACTACTACGGCGCCCAGGAGAGCCTCCGCTCGGCCAAGCGGCTCGGCGAGCCCTACATCTTCGGCCTGGACGAGCACTCCGCGCGCGAGTTCCTCTCCGCCCGGGGCTTCGACATCGTCTCGGACGTGGACGTGGAGGCCGTGTCGCGGCAGTTCCTCACCAAGTCGGATGGCAGCCAGCTCGGCAAGACCGCGGCCTACGTGCGCTTCGCCCACGCCCGCGTCCGTCCGCGCTCCTAG